One region of Brassica napus cultivar Da-Ae unplaced genomic scaffold, Da-Ae ScsIHWf_1849;HRSCAF=2485, whole genome shotgun sequence genomic DNA includes:
- the LOC125599393 gene encoding ATP synthase subunit alpha, chloroplastic-like has protein sequence MIGIIFFFFFQKRIRTILMVTIKADEISNIIRERIEQYNREVTIVNTGTVLQVGDGIARIYGLDEVMAGELVEFEEGTIGIALNLESNNVGVVLMGDGLMIQEGSSVKATGKIAQIPVSEAYLGRVINALANPIDGRGKISASESRLIESPAPGIISRRSVYEPLQTGLIAIDSMIPIGRGQRELIIGDRQTGKTAVATDTILNQQGQNVICVYVAIGQKASSVAQVVTSLQERGAMDYTIVVAETADSPATLQYLAPYTGAKLLRINWQEVNDCVSY, from the coding sequence ATGATaggcattatttttttttttttcttccaaaaaagAATTAGGACAATACTCATGGTAACCATTAAAGCCGatgaaattagtaatattatccGTGAACGTATTGAGCAATATAATAGAGAAGTGACGATTGTAAATACCGGTACCGTACTTCAAGTGGGCGACGGCATCGCTCGGATTTATGGTCTTGATGAAGTAATGGCAGGTGAATTAGTAGAATTTGAGGAGGGTACTATAGGTATTGCCCTTAATTTAGAATCAAATAATGTTGGTGTTGTATTAATGGGTGACGGTTTGATGATCCAAGAAGGAAGTTCAGTCAAAGCTACGGGAAAAATTGCTCAGATACCCGTGAGTGAGGCTTATTTGGGGCGTGTTATAAACGCCTTGGCTAACCCTATTGATGGTCGAGGTAAGATTTCAGCTTCTGAATCTCGGTTAATTGAATCTCCTGCCCCAGGTATTATTTCGAGACGTTCTGTATATGAGCCTCTTCAAACAGGACTTATTGCTATTGATTCCATGATCCCTATAGGACGCGGCCAGCGGGAATTAATTATTGGTGACAGACAGACCGGTAAAACAGCAGTAGCCACAGATACAATTCTCAATCAACAAGGTCAAAATGTAATATGTGTTTATGTGGCTATTGGTCAAAAAGCTTCTTCCGTGGCTCAGGTAGTGACTAGTTTACAGGAACGAGGGGCAATGGACTACACTATTGTGGTAGCTGAAACGGCTGATTCCCCAGCTACGTTACAATACCTCGCGCCTTATACAGGAGCCAAGCTACTCAGAATCAATTGGCAAGAGGTCAACGATTGCGTGAGTTACTGA